In the genome of Halodesulfovibrio sp., the window AACAGGCAGCAGAGAAGAACGCGATTGGTACAATGTACTTTCGCTCTTCTTCATATAGACCTGGTGCAATGAATGCCCAGATTTGGTAGAAAATGTAAGGGCTGGCGGCAAAAAAACCTGCCAGTGCAGCTACTTTAAGGTAGGTTACAAACGCCTCATGCGGCGCTGTGTAGATAAAAGAACTTTGATCCGGCATAACTGCAACCATTGGCATAACCAGATAATCAAAGAGCTTTTCAGCAAAGCTGTAACAGGCAAGACAACCGATGATAACTGCAAAGCTGATGCGCTTTAAGCGCAGGCGCAGTTCATCAAGATGCTGAAGGAGAGTCATGGATTCCTCTTCTTCCTCATCGTCATCTTCCTCCTCTTCCATTTCGTTAATACGATCTGTCAGAGTGGCAGGAGCGGAATTATCGTCAGAATCACCGCCGTCCGGAGCACTAGGTGCTCCGGACTCGGTGTCATCTATATTGTCATCGTCATGATCTTCAATGCGATCAGGACGCGGACCATCTGAGAAATCTATCTCAGCAGAAGGGTCAGAGTCATCACTTCCGTTGTCGTGCACAGTTTCGTACTCTTCAGTATCATTGGAAGATTCGAGTTCTTCAGTGTGCTCTTTATCGGAAGCAGTTTCATCTGCTTCGGAAGGCTGAGCGTCTGTTTTTTTATCAACGCTCATTATGCCTGTTCCTTCTCGGTCTTTTTGCTTGCAGCTTCAGCTACTGGAGGAACGTCTGCATTGTCAGGTGCAACTGCAAGGTTTCCGGTGGAATCCTGCGCAGATGACTCAGTAGTCGGTTCAGGGGTAGGTGTTGCTTCTGCTTTAGAGTCGTCGCCAAAAATTTTCTTTTCAGCGGCTTTTTTCTCTTTTTCGTGTTCATCCAGTGCTATTTCAGTGTTGATAGTACGCTGAAAATCTGTGGATACACGGCGGAATTCCGCAAGACCCTTCCCAAGAGTACGAGCCACTTTCGGCAAGCTCTTAGGACCCAGCACAATAAGTGCTACAACAAGAATAACCAGTATTTCAGTAGTACCGATTCCAAACATGCAGTCACGCCCAATTAGCTAAGGTTGTTTTATTCCCACTCGATAGTGCTCGGTGGTTTTGATGAGATGTCGTAAACAACGCGGTTCACGCCTGTAACTTCGTTAATGATACGGCTTGAGATTCTTTCAAGCAGTTCAGAAGGAAGACGTGCCCAGTCCGCTGTCATAGCATCTACACTATCAACAATACGTAGGGCAATAACGTTTTC includes:
- the tatB gene encoding Sec-independent protein translocase protein TatB; its protein translation is MFGIGTTEILVILVVALIVLGPKSLPKVARTLGKGLAEFRRVSTDFQRTINTEIALDEHEKEKKAAEKKIFGDDSKAEATPTPEPTTESSAQDSTGNLAVAPDNADVPPVAEAASKKTEKEQA
- the tatC gene encoding twin-arginine translocase subunit TatC, which translates into the protein MSVDKKTDAQPSEADETASDKEHTEELESSNDTEEYETVHDNGSDDSDPSAEIDFSDGPRPDRIEDHDDDNIDDTESGAPSAPDGGDSDDNSAPATLTDRINEMEEEEDDDEEEEESMTLLQHLDELRLRLKRISFAVIIGCLACYSFAEKLFDYLVMPMVAVMPDQSSFIYTAPHEAFVTYLKVAALAGFFAASPYIFYQIWAFIAPGLYEEERKYIVPIAFFSAACFIGGGAFAYFIVFPFAFEFFMSFNTGNIQAMLKLNEYLSFSMKLIFAFGLVFEMPLFALFLSRLGIVTATMMRKARKFAILFSFILAALLTPPDVVSQLLMAGPLMILYEISIIIAALFGRRRPSEEISEEDETDEEEKEPVAE